A section of the Delphinus delphis chromosome 1, mDelDel1.2, whole genome shotgun sequence genome encodes:
- the SLC6A17 gene encoding sodium-dependent neutral amino acid transporter SLC6A17 has protein sequence MPKNSKVTQREHSSEHVTESVADLLALEEPVDYKQSILNVAGEAGGKQKVADVEDRPAWNSKLQYILAQIGFSVGLGNIWRFPYLCQKNGGGAYLVPYLVLLIIIGIPLFFLELAVGQRIRRGSIGVWHYVCPRLGGIGFSSCIVCLFVGLYYNVIIGWSIFYFFKSFQYPLPWSECPVARNGTAAVVEPECEKSSATTYFWYREALDISNSISESGGLNWKMTLCLLVAWGIVGMAVVKGIQSSGKVMYFSSLFPYVVLACFLVRGLLLRGAVDGILHMFTPKLDKMLDPQVWREAATQVFFALGLGFGGVIAFSSYNKQDNNCHFDAALVSFINFFTSVLATLVVFAVLGFKANIMNEKCVVENAEKILGYLNTDVLSRALIPPHVNFSHLTTKDYAEMYKVIKTVKEDHFSALGLDPCLLEDELDKSVQGTGLAFIAFTEAMTHFPASPFWSVMFFLMLINLGLGSMIGTMAGITTPIIDTFKVPKEMFTVGCCVFAFFVGLLFVQRSGNYFVTMFDDYSATLPLTVIVILENVAVAWIYGTKKFMQELTEMLGFQPYRFYFYMWKFVSPLCMAVLTTASIIQLGVTPPGYSAWIKEEAAERYLYFPNWAMALLITLIVVAVLPIPVVFVLRHFHLLSDGSNTLSVSYKKGRMMKDISNLEENDETRFILSKVPSEAPSPMPTHRSYLGPGSTSPLETSGNPNGRYGSGYLLASTPESEL, from the exons ATGCCGAAGAACAGCAAGGTGACCCAGCGCGAGCACAGTAGTGAGCATGTCACGGAGTCGGTGGCCGACCTGCTGGCCCTTGAGGAGCCTGTGGACTATAAACAGAGCATCCTGAATGTGGCCGGAGAAGCAGGCGGCAAGCAGAAGGTGGCGGACGTGGAGGACCGGCCGGCCTGGAACAGCAAGCTGCAGTACATCTTGGCCCAGATCGGCTTCTCTGTGGGCCTTGGCAACATCTGGAGGTTCCCCTACCTGTGCCAGAAAAATGGAGGAG gtgCCTACCTGGTGCCCTACCTGGTGCTGCTGATCATCATTGGGATCCCGCTCTTCTTCCTGGAGCTGGCTGTGGGCCAGAGGATCCGCCGTGGCAGCATCGGCGTGTGGCACTATGTGTGCCCCCGCCTGGGCGGCATCGGCTTCTCCAGCTGCATA GTCTGCCTCTTCGTTGGGCTGTACTATAATGTGATCATCGGGTGGAGcatcttctatttcttcaagTCTTTCCAGTACCCGCTGCCCTGGAGTGAGTGCCCTGTCGCCAGGAATGGGACCGCGGCAG TGGTGGAGCCAGAGTGTGAGAAGAGCTCGGCCACTACCTACTTCTGGTACCGAGAGGCACTGGACATCTCCAACTCCATCTCAGAGAGCGGGGGCCTCAACTGGAAGATGACCCTGTGCCTCCTCGTGGCCTGGGGCATCGTGGGCATGGCCGTCGTCAAGGGCATCCAGTCCTCGGGGAAG GTGATGTATTTCAGCTCCCTCTTTCCCTACGTGGTGCTGGCCTGCTTCCTGGTCCGGGGGCTGCTGCTGCGGGGGGCCGTCGACGGCATCCTACACATGTTCACTCCCAAG CTGGACAAGATGCTGGACCCCCAGGTGTGGCGGGAGGCAGCCACACAGGTCTTCTTCGCCCTGGGGCTAGGCTTTGGGGGTGTCATCGCCTTCTCCAGCTACAACAAACAGGACAACAACTGCCACTTCGACGCCGCCCTGGTGTCCTTCATCAACTTCTTCACCTCGGTGCTGGCCACCCTCGTGGTGTTCGCTGTGCTGGGCTTCAAGGCCAACATCATGAACGAGAAGTGTGTGGTCGA GAATGCCGAGAAGATCCTGGGGTACCTCAACACAGACGTCCTGAGCCGGGCCCTCATCCCTCCTCACGTCAACTTCTCTCACCTGACCACTAAGGACTACGCGGAGATGTACAAGGTCATCAAGACCGTGAAGGAGGACCATTTCTCAGCCCTGGGCCTCGACCCCTGCCTTCTGGAGGATGAGCTGGACAAG TCCGTGCAGGGCACAGGCCTGGCCTTCATCGCCTTCACGGAGGCCATGACGCACTTCCCCGCCTCCCCGTTCTGGTCTGTCATGTTCTTCCTGATGCTTATCAACCTGGGCCTGGGCAGTATGATCGGGACCATGGCGGGCATCACCACGCCCATCATCGACACCTTCAAGGTGCCCAAGGAGATGTTCACAG TGGGCTGCTGTGTCTTTGCCTTCTTCGTGGGGCTGTTGTTCGTCCAGCGCTCCGGAAACTACTTTGTCACCATGTTTGATGACTACTCGGCCACCCTGCCACTCACCGTCATCGTCATCCTTGAGAACGTCGCTGTGGCCTGGATCTATGGAACCAAGAA GTTCATGCAGGAGCTGACGGAGATGCTGGGCTTCCAGCCCTACCGCTTCTATTTCTACATGTGGAAGTTCGTGTCTCCACTGTGCATGGCTGTGCTCACCACGGCCAGCATCATCCAGCTGGGGGTCACGCCCCCGGGCTACAGCGCCTGGATCAAGGAGGAG GCTGCCGAGCGCTACCTGTATTTCCCTAACTGGGCCATGGCTCTCCTGATCACGCTCATCGTCGTGGCTGTCCTGCCCATCCCTGTGGTGTTCGTTCTGCGGCACTTCCACCTGCTCTCCGACGGCTCCAACACCCTCTCCGTGTCCTACAAGAAGGGCCGCATGATGAAGGACATCTCCAACCTGGAGGAGAACGACGAGACCCGCTTCATCCTCAGCAAGGTGCCCAGTGAGGCGCCCTCCCCCATGCCCACTCACCGCTCCTACCTGGGGCCCGGCAGCACATCGCCCCTGGAGACCAGTGGCAACCCCAATGGACGCTATGGGAGTGGCTACCTCCTGGCCAGCACCCCTGAGTCGGAGCTGTGA